In the Mytilus galloprovincialis chromosome 10, xbMytGall1.hap1.1, whole genome shotgun sequence genome, one interval contains:
- the LOC143048875 gene encoding uncharacterized protein LOC143048875, with amino-acid sequence MNRNSKYDRKDDEQNVRGLRKITYWEKYCVKRFPYPGRRRYTPSLYQSEDVGIAISNDVFGLTISQFERVYKACLDRRKSREQYIINLRYPDKTSDEYMEYLQDSTDNNKDDVSLTGKDLKDVYLYEHLVKTAGTEVKIRKRQQLFITKDMINNENMINMSTNITDISSGSLAEGIYLPGSDLDIMYVIKNVDVILDVRNIKHSIQRTTLVMENDNDHPGFTRLRLIAGGEGESLYIQPKCFESTRQGLCLSVNSFVDNINSKIPYFKLSSHGPCLSDNNQQVDYAFCLRSKYLPYNALPWASRHRLQWPPNSVIDKIKNYGCLLVPIGPSTLPDCNILWRLSFSVAEKQLVHSFNFTQLLCYCLLKLTLKHIVNANKDAEGLLCSYFLKTALFWVSEEVDIDTFHSSKLYSCFCLCLSKMILWVNKCYCPNYFIPEHNMFRGKINADNNKILIIVLNKIKCDGIHGLINSLFQYEHEHHRLLGTQLEPSIFKLDLLFYRICFL; translated from the exons ATGAATCGGAACTCAAAATATGATAGAAAGGATGACGAGCAAAATGTACGAGGATTGAGGAAAATAACTTACTGGGAAAAATACTGCGTCAAACGTTTTCCTTATCCAGGAAGGCGCAGATACACACCATCACTTTACCAGTCTGAAGACGTAGGAATCGCAATCTCAAATGACGTTTTCGGACTAACAATCAGTCAGTTCGAACGAGTATATAAAGCTTGTTTAGACAGACGGAAATCACGAgaacaatatataataaatctGAGATATCCGGACAAAACTTCGGATGAATATATGGAATACTTACAGGACAGTACAGATAACAATAAAG ATGACGTGTCCTTGACGGGAAAAGATTTGAAGGACGTATACTTATACGAGCACTTAGTGAAAACAGCTGGTACTGAAGTAAAGATCCGTAAAAGGCAACAATTATTTATCACAAAAGATatgataaataatgaaaatatgataaacatgAGTACAAATATAACAGATATATCGAGTGGAAGTTTAGCAGAAGGGATATATTTACCAGGTAGTGATTTGGATATAATGTACGTAATCAAAAACGTAGACGTAATACTGGATGTAAGGAATATCAAACATTCAATACAACGGACAACACTGGTTATGGAGAATGATAATGATCATCCTGGTTTTACTAGACTCCGATTAATAGCAGGAGGGGAAGgggaatctttatatatacaaccCAAATGCTTTGAAAGTACAAGACAAGGTTTATGTTTGTCAGTCAACTCATTTGTtgataatataaatagtaaaatcCCCTATTTCAAGCTCTCATCTCACGGCCCCTGCTTATCAGATAACAATCAACAGGTGGATTATGCATTCTGTCTACGAAGTAAATACCTACCTTACAATGCGTTACCCTGGGCATCGCGTCACCGATTGCAATGGCCGCCTAATTCCGTAATTGATAAGATAAAAAATTATGGATGTTTGTTAGTACCTATTGGACCAAGCACTTTGCCAGATTGTAATATATTATGGAGATTATCTTTCTCTGTGGCAGAAAAACAACTTGTACATTCGTTTAACTTCACTCAACTGTTATGCTACTGTCTCCttaaattaacattaaaacatattGTTAACGCAAACAAAGATGCCGAAGGTTTGTTGTGTTCTTACTTTCTGAAGACAGCACTATTCTGGGTCTCAGAAGAAGTTGATATTGACACATTTCACTCATCTAAATTATATTCTTGTTTTTGTCTATGTCTTAGTAAAATGATTTTATGGgtaaataaatgttattgtcCAAACTATTTTATTCCTGAGCATAATATGTTCCGAGGAAAAATCAATGCAGATAATAATAAAATACTAATTATTGTGTTGAATAAAATAAAGTGTGACGGAATTCATGGATTGataaatagtttatttcaataCGAACATGAACATCATCGTTTATTAGGTACGCAGCTTGAACCTTCAATTTTTAAACTTGACTTACTATTTTACAGGATATGTTTT TTATGA